The following are encoded together in the Hemicordylus capensis ecotype Gifberg chromosome 4, rHemCap1.1.pri, whole genome shotgun sequence genome:
- the LOC128322024 gene encoding SLIT and NTRK-like protein 1, translated as MGQQDGADHKRWIVILLGGILIATEPVVGVLEETCNCSTAVDFQEFQAALAPEGCCLNFTGTKIDPLDWSIFDKVAGLKKLYLSNCGISDIVNVGDGSSTLEILHLDHNQLHCLPDSFLRNAPSLHVIQLESNQLQKLPESFLKTSDHIQEIQLDFNNLTSLPSGIFKPSLLKLGLSNNSWDCTCTLLGDLEKYWPVPFYVEMLCSTPERYHGLNIRAIPKQELCRNHNLTALFICLPLVAVLALVTWCFCRQKKKTDYALHSGKACRLATVERNGAKRLGEHHCYIPCDLPVTSAAENEKNILLRNQILLKPSNALLGSSRDLYEEVEIKLGNSDDSLMRANEESLEQNVSVSKTPAIAEDGFIGGEPEAETVSVTDVLKDSADREKLYMNQTVDYYNLVPGIELEDSDHMEYENVDLR; from the coding sequence ATCACAAGAGGTGGATAGTCATTCTCCTTGGTGGAATCCTGATAGCTACAGAACCCGTAGTAGGAGTTCTGGAAGAGACCTGCAACTGCAGCACAGCTGTTGATTTCCAGGAATTCCAGGCTGCACTTGCTCCTGAGGGCTGCTGCTTGAATTTCACTGGGACCAAAATCGACCCCTTGGATTGGAGTATCTTTGATAAAGTTGCAGGATTAAAGAAGCTCTACTTATCCAACTGTGGTATATCAGATATTGTCAATGTAGGTGATGGTTCTTCCACACTGGAGATTCTACATTTGGACCATAACCAACTACATTGTCTCCCAGATAGTTTCCTAAGAAATGCTCCTAGCTTGCATGTCATCCAGTTAGAGAGCAATCAGCTCCAGAAATTGCCTGAATCATTCCTGAAAACGTCTGACCATATTCAGGAGATTCAGCTTGACTTCAATAATTTAACTTCACTTCCTTCGGGGATTTTCAAACCTTCTCTTCTCAAACTAGGTctctccaacaacagctgggactGTACTTGTACTTTACTTGGAGATCTGGAAAAGTATTGGCCTGTGCCATTTTATGTTGAGATGTTGTGTAGCACCCCAGAGCGTTACCATGGCTTGAACATCAGAGCTATCCCTAAACAGGAGCTGTGCCGGAATCACAACCTAACGGCTCTCTTCATTTGTCTGCCTTTGGTGGCTGTCCTGGCCTTGGTCACCTGGTGCTTTTGTAGGCAGAAGAAGAAGACTGACTATGCTCTGCATAGTGGGAAGGCATGCCGGCTGGCAACAGTGGAGAGGAATGGTGCTAAGAGGTTGGGTGAGCATCACTGTTATATCCCCTGTGATCTTCCTGTTACATCTGCTGCAGAGAATGAGAAGAACATCTTGTTGAGGAATCAGATCCTGCTCAAGCCCTCCAATGCACTCTTAGGGAGCAGCAGGGACCTCTATGAGGAAGTGGAGATCAAACTGGGGAATTCCGATGATTCCTTAATGCGGGCCAATGAGGAAAGCCTTGAACAAAATGTGTCAGTTTCCAAAACACCAGCCATTGCTGAGGATGGCTTCATAGGTGGGGAACCTGAAGCTGAGACAGTGAGTGTGACAGATGTTCTGAAGGATTCAGCAGACCGGGAGAAGCTCTACATGAACCAGACAGTAGATTATTATAACTTGGTCCCTGGGATTGAACTGGAGGACTCTGACCACATGGAGTATGAGAATGTTGACCTTCGCTGA